Proteins from one Impatiens glandulifera chromosome 2, dImpGla2.1, whole genome shotgun sequence genomic window:
- the LOC124924182 gene encoding uncharacterized protein LOC124924182, with translation MASSSDANVHPKVDVQAASAIDAWHHSDFLCRNYVLNGLSDSLYNVYSEKNTAKEHERKYKTEDAGVKKFMVGRFLDYKMVDSRPVIKQVLEIQVILHEIHVEGMNLGETFQVAAIIEKLPPSWNDFKNYLKHKQKEMNVEELHGKDKKKHNSFVKNRSLNPKGGISKKFTGKCFNCNGMGHRSSDCKKPRRVREANLTQGLSDMDLCAMISEVNLVGSNPRELWVDTGATRHVCSNKEVFSSLEEVKNGESCSWGILPLLTYKVKEKWC, from the exons ATGGCTTCATCgtcggatgcaaacgtgcatccGAAAGTTGATGTGCAAGCGGCTTCGGCCATTGATGCTTGGCACCATTcagatttcttatgtagaaattacgtgCTGAATGGTTTATCAGATTCATTGTACAATGTGTACAGTGAAAAGAATACGGCCAAAGAACATGAACGTAAGTACAAAACAGAAGATGCGGGTGTAAAAAAGTTTATGGTCGGTCGATTtttggactacaaaatggtagatTCAAGACCAGTCATTAAACAAGTTCTAGAGATCCAAGTAATTTTGCACGAAATTCATGTTGAGGGCATGAATTTGGGAGAAACTTTCCAAGTGGCTGCTATTATTGAGAAGTTGCCACCGTCTTGGAACGATTTCAAGAACTACCTTAAGCACAAGCAAAAGGAGATGAACGTAGAAGAATTG catggtaaagacaagaagaaacaTAATTCTTTTGTCAAAAACCGGAGCCTTAATCCTAAAGGAGGAATCTCTAAGAAGTTCACGGGCAAGTGTTTCAATTGCAATGGCATGGGCCATAGATCTTCCGATTGCAAGAAGCCGAGAAGAGTTCGAGAGGCTAACTTGACTCAAGGATTATCGGACATGGATCTATGTGCGATGATATCTGAGGTTAACTTGGTGGGATCTAATCCACGAGAGTTGTGGGTTGATACAGGAGCTACAAGACATGTTTGCTCCAACAAAGAAGTATTTTCAAGCCtcgaagaagtgaagaatggtgAAAGCTGTTCATGGGGAATTCTGCCACTTCTGACATACAAGGTGAAGGAAAAGTGGTGTTAA
- the LOC124926332 gene encoding cyclin-dependent kinase B2-1, whose amino-acid sequence MENVQKSAMDAFEKLEKVGEGTYGKVYRARDKATGKIVALKKTRLHEDDEGVPPTTLREVSLLRMLSRDPHVVRLIDVKQGLSKEGKTVLYLVFEYMDTDLKKFIRSFRQTGEFLPPQVVKSLMFQLCKGVAFCHGHGVLHRDLKPHNLLMDPKTLQLKIADLGLARAFTVPIKKYTHEILTLWYRAPEVLMGATHYSTGVDMWSVACIFAELVTKQALFPGDSELQQLLHIFRLLGTPNEELWPGVSKLPNWHEYPQWNPKKVSSMVPNLDENGLDLLTKMLAYEPAKRISAKKAMEHPYFDGLEKDLL is encoded by the exons atgGAGAATGTTCAGAAGTCAGCGATGGACGCATTCGAGAAGCTAGAGAAAGTTGGAGAAGGAACGTACGGGAAAGTTTACAGAGCAAGAGATAAGGCGACAGGAAAAATCGTTGCGTTGAAGAAGACAAGGTTACATGAAGACGATGAAGGTGTCCCTCCAACTACTCTTCGTGAAGTCTCCTTGCTTCGAATGTTATCTAGAGATCCTCATGTCGTACG ATTGATAGATGTTAAACAAGGACTAAGTAAGGAAGGAAAGACGGTTCTCTACTTGGTTTTTGAATACATGGACACTGATCTGAAGAAGTTCATTAGATCTTTTCGTCAAACAGGGGAATTTCTTCCCCCTCAAGTTGTCAAG aGCTTGATGTTCCAACTCTGTAAAGGAGTTGCATTTTGTCATGGACATGGAGTACTCCATAG GGATCTCAAGCCTCATAATCTTCTGATGGACCCTAAGACTCTGCAGCTCAAGATAGCAGATCTTGGGCTAGCTCGTGCATTTACAGTTCCAATCAAGAAATACACTCATGAG ATATTGACTCTGTGGTATAGAGCTCCTGAAGTTCTTATGGGAGCTACCCATTACTCAACTGGAGTAGACATGTGGTCTGTTGCCTGTATATTTG CTGAGCTTGTGACAAAGCAAGCACTCTTTCCAGGAGATTCTGAGTTGCAGCAACTTCTGCACATTTTCAG gCTTCTGGGTACTCCAAATGAAGAACTGTGGCCTGGAGTGAGCAAACTTCCAAATTGGCATGAATATCCTCAATGGAATCCGAAGAAGGTTTCTTCTATGGTGCCTAATCTGGATGAGAATGGATTGGACTTACTCACT AAAATGTTGGCTTATGAACCGGCAAAGAGGATCTCTGCTAAGAAAGCAATGGAACATCCTTATTTTGATGGTTTGGAGAAGGATCTCCTTTAG